A genomic segment from Drosophila miranda strain MSH22 chromosome 3, D.miranda_PacBio2.1, whole genome shotgun sequence encodes:
- the LOC108159520 gene encoding protein associated with UVRAG as autophagy enhancer, giving the protein MSSLFRSLNNSFSSKRENVVKGALINTLNENAREIEFEVKQKGLEVVGLCEQTSALCTTLEAVFLHGLKDSFLWATLNVITGDVERRPDPSFWSPCMVFMHKQVIEQIQGLSQITSEIGQCRAWVRQSLNESVFSSYLNVMRKNSFAMSHYYKRHALAKDADGLETASKIMESLEAYVQFDLPVNSSLLNHWPDYSLQLSDLWTPALKSCPISSGVDIASSLGSDIVTIPTPQPLQTNELFSESISNSPFSRSGNFGVPDLSQRENLDLLIQKFDEMDIISEEQSPPVATAETSEAGEPVARSGSNQRSRKRSKRHIEESFADLADEELTSLPHGSNSLSNLMQTSWSGDLDLSPTATEPPASRLFQRSVSMSSSSSLRSPTTDRCSYNALLRKHENNRESGAGWSEIWEKFRASASTLNVAHAQRESEPPVSDDLSDLQSLDTNSEFELLASDFDMAELQQMVAQLCQLAREPGLDAQGFLCKSCQHPLGIGYTNFQVCAFSGNYYCNSCMDVESQLIPARIIYNWDFRKYSVSKRAATFLAEFRSQPFLDMQLLNPSIYFASDAMAELQSLRIRLNFIRAYLYTCAPTSIELLQNFFCGREYLYEHIHQYSIADLGLIQRGALCQQLQKAFKMGEAHVLKCRLCQLKGFICEICQSPRVLYPFHISTTYRCLACGAVFHAECLNEQQPCPKCERRRKREDQGLQEAVQTLKEKHETA; this is encoded by the exons ATGAGCTCCCTGTTTCGTAGTCTCAACAATAGTTTTTCGTCGAAGCGCGAAAATGTCGTGAAGGGAGCGCTGATAAACACTTTGAACGAGAATGCCCGCGAGATCGAGTTTGAGGTCAAGCAGAAGGGGTTGG AGGTTGTGGGGCTGTGCGAGCAGACCAGTGCCCTGTGCACCACCTTGGAGGCGGTGTTCCTGCATGGCCTGAAGGACTCGTTCCTTTGGGCCACCTTAAATGTGATTACGGGCGATGTGGAACGGCGGCCAGATCCCAGCTTCTGGTCCCCCTGCATGGTTTTCATGCACAAGCAGGTGATCGAGCAGATCCAGGGTCTGAGTCAGATCACCTCGGAGATTGGCCAGTGTCGCGCCTGGGTGCGTCAATCCCTCAACGAATCGGTGTTCTCGTCGTACCTTAACGTCATGCGGAAGAATAGCTTTGCCATGTCGCACTACTACAAGCGACACGCTTTGGCCAAGGATGCCGATGGCCTGGAGACGGCTTCCAAGATTATGGAAAGCCTAGAGGCCTACGTCCAGTTCGACTTGCCGGTTAACTCGAGCCTGTTAAACCACTGGCCGGACTACTCTTTGCAGCTATCGGATCTGTGGACGCCTGCCCTTAAATCATGTCCG ATTAGCAGTGGAGTAGACATAGCCAGCTCCCTGGGCTCCGATATTGTGACCATACCCACCCCGCAGCCTCTGCAGACCAATGAGCTCTTCTCAGAGTCCATTTCTAACAGCCCCTTCAGCCGGAGCGGCAACTTCGGAGTGCCGGATTTGAGCCAGCGCGAGAACCTCGACCTTCTCATACAAAAGTTTGACGAAATGGACATCATAAGCGAGGAGCAGTCCCCGCCCGTAGCAACAGCAGAAACGAGTGAAGCTGGAGAGCCAGTGGCTCGTTCGGGGAGCAACCAGAGGTCCCGGAAGCGGTCCAAGCGTCATATAGAAGAGTCCTTCGCCGACCTGGCAGATGAAGAACTGACCAGTCTGCCCCATGGTAGCAATTCCCTCTCCAATCTCATGCAGACCTCCTGGTCCGGCGACCTGGATCTCTCGCCCACGGCCACCGAGCCGCCCGCATCGCGTCTCTTTCAGCGGTCCGTGAGCATGAGCAGCTCGAGCAGCCTGCGCTCTCCCACCACAGATCGCTGCAGCTACAATGCCCTGCTGCGGAAGCACGAGAACAACCGCGAAAGTGGAGCTGGTTGGTCGGAGATTTGGGAGAAGTTCCGGGCCAGTGCCTCCACTTTGAATGTGGCCCATGCTCAGCGGGAGAGCGAGCCCCCTGTGTCCGACGACCTGAGTGACTTGCAGTCCCTAGAT acgaactcCGAATTTGAATTGCTCGCCTCGGACTTTGACATGGCGGAGCTGCAGCAGATGGTGGCCCAGCTCTGCCAACTGGCGCGGGAGCCTGGTCTGGATGCCCAGGGATTTCTGTGCAAGAGCTGTCAGCACCCTCTTGGAATAGGCTACACCAACTTTCA AGTCTGCGCCTTCAGCGGGAATTACTACTGCAACAGCTGCATGGATGTGGAGTCGCAGCTGATTCCTGCGCGCATTATTTACAATTGGGACTTTCGCAAGTACAGCGTCAGCAAGCGGGCGGCCACCTTTCTGGCCGAGTTTAGGTCGCAGCCGTTTCTGGACATGCAGCTGCTGAATCCCAGCATTTACTTTGCATCCGATGCTATGGCCGAACTCCAGTCGTTGCGCATTCGGCTCAACTTTATACGCGCATACCTTTACACGTGTGCGCCGACCAGCATTGAGCTCCTGCAGAATTTCTTCTGCGGCCGGGAGTACCTTTACGAGCATATACACCAGTACTCGATAGCGGATCTGGGTCTGATTCAGCGCGGCGCGCTGTGCCAGCAGCTGCAGAAGGCTTTCAAGATGGGCGAGGCGCACGTACTTAAGTGTCGTCTGTGCCAGCTGAAGGGCTTCATCTGCGAGATATGCCAGAGTCCTAGGGTACTCTATCCCTTCCACATTAGCACCACATATCGG TGTCTGGCCTGCGGTGCTGTATTTCATGCGGAGTGTCTTAACGAGCAGCAGCCATGTCCCAAGTGCGAGCGACGACGCAAGCGCGAGGATCAAGGCCTCCAAGAGGCCGTGCAAACCCTCAAGGAAAAGCATGAGACGGCCTAG